A genome region from Aphelocoma coerulescens isolate FSJ_1873_10779 chromosome Z unlocalized genomic scaffold, UR_Acoe_1.0 ChrZ, whole genome shotgun sequence includes the following:
- the PLAA gene encoding phospholipase A-2-activating protein isoform X1, protein MAGEGSTFRLRCSLLGHGQDVRGLTRGLFPEGGFVSVSRDRTARLWAPDGLNRGFTEMHCMSGHSNFVSCVCIIPPSDLYPRGLIATGGNDHNICIFTVDNPAPLYILKGHKNTVCSLSSGKFGTLLSGSWDTTAKVWLNDRCMMTLQGHTAAIWAVKILPEQGLMLTGSADKTIKLWKAGRCERTFTGHEDCVRGLAILSETEFLSCANDASVRRWQISGECLQVYYGHTNYIYSISVFPRCKDFVTTGEDRSLRIWKQGECAQTIRLPAQSVWCCCVLDNGDIVVGASDGIIRVFTESLERTASAEEIQAFENELAQASIDPKTGDLGDINADDLPGREHLKDPGTRDGQTRLIKDNGKVEAYQWSVSEGRWIKIGDVVGSSGATQQTSGKVLFEGKEYDYVFTIDVNENGPSYKLPYNITDDPWLTAYNFLQKNDLNPMFLDQVAKFIMDNTKGQTLLSTSNQFSDPFTGAGRYVPGSSSGSSTIPGADPFTGAGRYVPGSASNAVTPVGGVDPFTGMSAYQSAAAKVENIYFPKKDAVTFDQANPTQILGKLKELNGSAAEEHRLTEDDLIILEKLLSATCNTSAETPTAQQLQTLWRAVNWPEDIVFPALDILRLSVRHPTVNENFCSEKEHVQFIILLLKFLNPKGKQANQLLALRALCNCFVSHAGQKLMMEQRDEIMTQAIETKSGNNKNIHIALATLTLNYAVCLHKVNNVEGKAQCLSVISTVMEVVQDLEAIFRLLVALGTLISDDTNAVQLAKSLGVDSQVKKYASVSEPAKVKECCRFVLSLL, encoded by the exons ATGGCGGGTGAGGGCAGCACGTTCCGGCTGCGCTGCTCCCTGCTGGGGCACGGGCAGGACGTGCGGGGCCTCACTCGTGGCCTCTTTCCTGAGGGCGGCTTCGTGTCCGTCTCGCGGGACAGAACCGCGCGGCTCTGGGCCCCTGACGG TCTTAACAGGGGTTTTACTGAGATGCACTGTATGAGTGGCCACTCAAATTTTGTATCTTGTGTGTGCATCATACCTCCAAGTGACCTCTATCCTCGTGGGCTGATTGCAACTGGTGGCAATGATCataatatttgcattttcacaGTTGACAACCCAGCTCCTCTTTACATCCTTAAAGGTCATAAAAACACAG TTTGCAGCCTTTCATCTGGGAAATTTGGCACATTATTAAGTGGATCATGGGATACAACAGCAAAAGTCTGGTTGAATGATAGGTGTATGATGACATTACAG GGTCACACAGCTGCAATATGGGCAGTGAAGATACTTCCTGAACAGGGATTAATGTTGACTGGTTCAGCTGACAAAACTATAAAACTGTGGAAGGCAGGCAGATGTGAAAGAACATTCACTG GACATGAAGATTGTGTGAGAGGTTTAGCAATTCTCAGTGAAACAGAGTTCCTTTCCTGTGCTAATGATGCTAGTGTTCGAAGATGGCAGATCTCTGGCGAGTGTCTGCAGGTGTATTATGGACATACAAATTATATATATAGCATCTCTGTCTTCCCTCGATGTAAAG attttgtaactACTGGAGAGGATAGATCTCTTAGAATCTGGAAACAAGGGGAATGTGCTCAAACAATCAGACTCCCAGCTCAGTCTGTATGGTGCTGCTGTGTGTTAGACAATGGTGACATCGTAGTTGGTGCAAG TGATGGAATTATAAGGGTGTTCACAGAGTCCTTGGAACGTACAGCAAGTGCTGAGGAGATTCAGGCTTTTGAAAATGAGCTTGCCCAAGCATCCATTGATCCTAAAACTGGTGATTTAGGAGATATCAATGCTGATGACCTTCCTGGGAGAGAACACCTTAAGGATCCTG GAACAAGAGATGGACAGACACGGCTTATTAAAGATAACGGGAAAGTAGAAGCATATCAATGGAGTGTTAGTGAAGGAAGATGGATAAAGATTGGAGATGTTGTTGGTTCTTCTGGAGCCACACAACAAACATCTGGAAAAGTTTTATTTGAAGGAAAG GAATATGACTATGTTTTCACCATTGATGTAAATGAAAATGGGCCTTCCTACAAACTGCCGTATAACATCACTGATGATCCTTGGCTGACGGCATACAACTTCCTGCAAAAGAATGATCTAAATCCTATGTTTCTGGATCAGGTGGCCAAGTTTATTATGGACAACACTAAGGGGCAAACACTGTTGAGTACAAGTAATCAATTTTCAGATCCATTTACAG GTGCTGGACGTTATGTTCCGGGCTCTTCATCTGGATCGAGTACAATACCTGGGGCAGACCCATTTACAG GTGCTGGTCGCTATGTTCCTGGTTCAGCATCAAATGCAGTAACTCCAGTGGGTGGGGTTGATCCGTTTACAG GAATGAGTGCCTACCAGTCAGCCGCAGctaaagttgaaaatatttattttccaaagaaGGATGCTGTCACCTTTGACCAGGCCAATCCTACGCAGATACTGG GCAAATTAAAGGAACTTAATGGCAGTGCAGCTGAAGAACATAGGCTTACTGAAGATGACTTGATAATCCTAGAAAAGTTACTGTCTGCAACATGCAACACCTCTGCTGAAACACCTACAGCACAGCAGCTTCAGACTTTATGGAGAGCAGTTAACTGGCCAGAAG aTATTGTCTTTCCAGCTCTAGACATTCTTAGATTGTCTGTCAGGCATCCCACTGTGAATGAAAACTTCTGCAGTGAAAAGGAGCACGTACAATTTATCATCCTTCTCCTTAAATTTCTGAATCCTAAAGGAAAGCAAGCAAACCAGCTGTTGGCACTTAGAGCTCTTTGCAATTGTTTTGTCAGCCATGCAGGCCAGAAGCTCATGATGGAACAGAGGGATGAAATAATGACACAAGCAATAGAAACGAAATCAGGCAATAATAAGAACATCCACATTGCGCTGGCCACGTTGACATTGAACTATGCTGTATGTTTACATAAAGTCAACAACGTTGAGGGCAAAGCTCAATGTTTATCAGTAATCAGCACAGTTATGGAAGTTGTTCAAGATCTTGAAGCCATTTTTAGACTGCTTGTGGCTCTTGGGACACTAATCAGTGATGATACAAATGCTGTGCAATTAGCTAAGTCTCTGGGAGTTGATTCTCAAGTAAAAAAGTATGCCTCTGTATCGGAACCAGCTAAAGTAAAAGAATGCTGTAGGTTTGTTCTCAGTCTGTTATAA
- the PLAA gene encoding phospholipase A-2-activating protein isoform X2 gives MAGEGSTFRLRCSLLGHGQDVRGLTRGLFPEGGFVSVSRDRTARLWAPDGGFTEMHCMSGHSNFVSCVCIIPPSDLYPRGLIATGGNDHNICIFTVDNPAPLYILKGHKNTVCSLSSGKFGTLLSGSWDTTAKVWLNDRCMMTLQGHTAAIWAVKILPEQGLMLTGSADKTIKLWKAGRCERTFTGHEDCVRGLAILSETEFLSCANDASVRRWQISGECLQVYYGHTNYIYSISVFPRCKDFVTTGEDRSLRIWKQGECAQTIRLPAQSVWCCCVLDNGDIVVGASDGIIRVFTESLERTASAEEIQAFENELAQASIDPKTGDLGDINADDLPGREHLKDPGTRDGQTRLIKDNGKVEAYQWSVSEGRWIKIGDVVGSSGATQQTSGKVLFEGKEYDYVFTIDVNENGPSYKLPYNITDDPWLTAYNFLQKNDLNPMFLDQVAKFIMDNTKGQTLLSTSNQFSDPFTGAGRYVPGSSSGSSTIPGADPFTGAGRYVPGSASNAVTPVGGVDPFTGMSAYQSAAAKVENIYFPKKDAVTFDQANPTQILGKLKELNGSAAEEHRLTEDDLIILEKLLSATCNTSAETPTAQQLQTLWRAVNWPEDIVFPALDILRLSVRHPTVNENFCSEKEHVQFIILLLKFLNPKGKQANQLLALRALCNCFVSHAGQKLMMEQRDEIMTQAIETKSGNNKNIHIALATLTLNYAVCLHKVNNVEGKAQCLSVISTVMEVVQDLEAIFRLLVALGTLISDDTNAVQLAKSLGVDSQVKKYASVSEPAKVKECCRFVLSLL, from the exons ATGGCGGGTGAGGGCAGCACGTTCCGGCTGCGCTGCTCCCTGCTGGGGCACGGGCAGGACGTGCGGGGCCTCACTCGTGGCCTCTTTCCTGAGGGCGGCTTCGTGTCCGTCTCGCGGGACAGAACCGCGCGGCTCTGGGCCCCTGACGG GGGTTTTACTGAGATGCACTGTATGAGTGGCCACTCAAATTTTGTATCTTGTGTGTGCATCATACCTCCAAGTGACCTCTATCCTCGTGGGCTGATTGCAACTGGTGGCAATGATCataatatttgcattttcacaGTTGACAACCCAGCTCCTCTTTACATCCTTAAAGGTCATAAAAACACAG TTTGCAGCCTTTCATCTGGGAAATTTGGCACATTATTAAGTGGATCATGGGATACAACAGCAAAAGTCTGGTTGAATGATAGGTGTATGATGACATTACAG GGTCACACAGCTGCAATATGGGCAGTGAAGATACTTCCTGAACAGGGATTAATGTTGACTGGTTCAGCTGACAAAACTATAAAACTGTGGAAGGCAGGCAGATGTGAAAGAACATTCACTG GACATGAAGATTGTGTGAGAGGTTTAGCAATTCTCAGTGAAACAGAGTTCCTTTCCTGTGCTAATGATGCTAGTGTTCGAAGATGGCAGATCTCTGGCGAGTGTCTGCAGGTGTATTATGGACATACAAATTATATATATAGCATCTCTGTCTTCCCTCGATGTAAAG attttgtaactACTGGAGAGGATAGATCTCTTAGAATCTGGAAACAAGGGGAATGTGCTCAAACAATCAGACTCCCAGCTCAGTCTGTATGGTGCTGCTGTGTGTTAGACAATGGTGACATCGTAGTTGGTGCAAG TGATGGAATTATAAGGGTGTTCACAGAGTCCTTGGAACGTACAGCAAGTGCTGAGGAGATTCAGGCTTTTGAAAATGAGCTTGCCCAAGCATCCATTGATCCTAAAACTGGTGATTTAGGAGATATCAATGCTGATGACCTTCCTGGGAGAGAACACCTTAAGGATCCTG GAACAAGAGATGGACAGACACGGCTTATTAAAGATAACGGGAAAGTAGAAGCATATCAATGGAGTGTTAGTGAAGGAAGATGGATAAAGATTGGAGATGTTGTTGGTTCTTCTGGAGCCACACAACAAACATCTGGAAAAGTTTTATTTGAAGGAAAG GAATATGACTATGTTTTCACCATTGATGTAAATGAAAATGGGCCTTCCTACAAACTGCCGTATAACATCACTGATGATCCTTGGCTGACGGCATACAACTTCCTGCAAAAGAATGATCTAAATCCTATGTTTCTGGATCAGGTGGCCAAGTTTATTATGGACAACACTAAGGGGCAAACACTGTTGAGTACAAGTAATCAATTTTCAGATCCATTTACAG GTGCTGGACGTTATGTTCCGGGCTCTTCATCTGGATCGAGTACAATACCTGGGGCAGACCCATTTACAG GTGCTGGTCGCTATGTTCCTGGTTCAGCATCAAATGCAGTAACTCCAGTGGGTGGGGTTGATCCGTTTACAG GAATGAGTGCCTACCAGTCAGCCGCAGctaaagttgaaaatatttattttccaaagaaGGATGCTGTCACCTTTGACCAGGCCAATCCTACGCAGATACTGG GCAAATTAAAGGAACTTAATGGCAGTGCAGCTGAAGAACATAGGCTTACTGAAGATGACTTGATAATCCTAGAAAAGTTACTGTCTGCAACATGCAACACCTCTGCTGAAACACCTACAGCACAGCAGCTTCAGACTTTATGGAGAGCAGTTAACTGGCCAGAAG aTATTGTCTTTCCAGCTCTAGACATTCTTAGATTGTCTGTCAGGCATCCCACTGTGAATGAAAACTTCTGCAGTGAAAAGGAGCACGTACAATTTATCATCCTTCTCCTTAAATTTCTGAATCCTAAAGGAAAGCAAGCAAACCAGCTGTTGGCACTTAGAGCTCTTTGCAATTGTTTTGTCAGCCATGCAGGCCAGAAGCTCATGATGGAACAGAGGGATGAAATAATGACACAAGCAATAGAAACGAAATCAGGCAATAATAAGAACATCCACATTGCGCTGGCCACGTTGACATTGAACTATGCTGTATGTTTACATAAAGTCAACAACGTTGAGGGCAAAGCTCAATGTTTATCAGTAATCAGCACAGTTATGGAAGTTGTTCAAGATCTTGAAGCCATTTTTAGACTGCTTGTGGCTCTTGGGACACTAATCAGTGATGATACAAATGCTGTGCAATTAGCTAAGTCTCTGGGAGTTGATTCTCAAGTAAAAAAGTATGCCTCTGTATCGGAACCAGCTAAAGTAAAAGAATGCTGTAGGTTTGTTCTCAGTCTGTTATAA
- the LRRC19 gene encoding leucine-rich repeat-containing protein 19 produces the protein MIPVRSSRKAPNMKLYWLVIWAGMLFLNPATADCNITSQTVACEESGKNLFNIPLNLFQNVTKLSLKNNKITLEDHDKEILGHFVNLTELHLNENNITVLCNNSFYNLKKLVTLDISNNSISTVHKAAFAGLKQLSVLNLSYNMIAQLDSDTFTFLESLTVLNLQYNFLKYFHIKSSFKLIKIVLAGNPWICSCDLLDLQIWLTASNVTLENESNTTCTLPNMEKISIKMAAIQPADCKIEKTPLENTVTSTPAVSLRSSALITVLTPNNITGNNGTRAELPLVGKSWTFLAGVLGFVLGTTLLIFTAVKCPAWYHYLISYRHRRLEENNSEMFEQEFSADTCSSPSVSGTSSEEPIVIFEKIHACRDEEDGFIEDKYIDIYVNEEH, from the exons ATGATACCTGTaagaagcagcagaaag GCTCCAAACATGAAACTCTACTGGCTTGTGATCTGGGCTGGAATGCTGTTTCTGAATCCAGCCACTGCTGACTGCAACATTACTTCCCAAACT GTTGCTTGTGAGGAGTCTGGAAAAAACCTCTTTAATATCCCCCTCAACCTTTTTCAAAATGTCACTAAATTAAGCCtcaaaaacaataaaatcacTTTAGAAGATCATGACAAAGAGATTCTTGGACATTTTGTTAACCTCACTGAACTTCATCTGAATGAAAACAACATTACTGTATTATGCAATAACAGCTTCTACAATCTGAAAAAACTCGTAACTCTGGATATTAGCAACAACTCTATTAGCACTGTTCATAAAGCAGCATTTGCAGGATTAAAGCAACTCTCAGTGTTGAATCTATCCTATAACATGATTGCTCAGCTGGATTCAGATACATTTACTTTTCTAGAAAGCCTGACAGTTTTAAATCTACAGTataattttctgaaatattttcatataaaaTCATCTTTTAAACTGATTAAAATTGTTTTAGCTGGAAACCCATGGATCTGCTCCTGTGATCTCCTTGACTTACAGATATGGCTAACTGCCTCCAATGTGACATTGG aaaatgaaagcaaCACTACATGTACATTGCCAAACATGGAAAAAATCTCCATCAAGATGGCAGCTATCCAACCTGCTGACTGCAAAATTGAAAAGACTCCTTTAGAAAACACTGTAACTTCCACTCCTGCTGTTAGTCTTAGAAGTAGTGCCTTAATAACAGTTCTGACTCCAAACAACATCACTGGAAACAATGGAACACGAGCAG agttacCACTTGTTGGCAAAAGTTGGACCTTCCTAGCAGGTGTCCTAGGGTTTGTCCTAGGCACTACACTCCTGATTTTTACTGCTGTAAAATGCCCAGCATGGTATCACTACTTGATCAGCTACCGTCACCGTCGTCTGGAAGAAAATAACTCAGAGATGTTTGAACAGGAGTTCTCAGCTGACACGTGTTCTTCTCCTTCAGTATCGGGTACAAGCAGTGAAGAACCCATCGTAATATTTGAGAAAATTCATGCATGCAGAGATGAAGAAGATGGATTTATTGAGGATAAATACATAGATATTTATGTAAATGAGGAGCATTAA